The proteins below are encoded in one region of Pseudomonas entomophila L48:
- the eat gene encoding ethanolamine permease — protein MPSDHSAGAPASSSVDFEKVGSDYFQQRELKKGAAGWVLLVGLGVAYVISGDYAGWNFGLAQGGWGGMFLATLLMATMYLCMCFSLAELSSMIPTAGGGYGFARSAFGPWGGFLTGTAILIEYAIAPAAIAVFIGAYCQSLFGIGGWMIYLAFYIVFIGIHIFGVGEALKLMFIITAIAAIALAVFLIGMVPHFDAANLFDIAKTDAVGASSFLPFGYVGVWAAIPYAIWFFLAVEGVPLAAEETKNPKRDLPRGLIGAMLVLLAFALLILVVGPGGAGADALKASGNPLVEALAKAYGGSTWMGGFVNLVGLAGLIASFFSIIYAYSRQIFALSRAGYLPRKLSETNKSKAPVLALVIPGIIGFALSLTGQGDLLILVAVFGATLSYVLMMAAHITLRIRRPKMERPYRTPGGIFTSGVALVLACIAVVAGFLVDPRVVIGAALIYAVLIAYFAFYSRHHLVAGTPEEEFAAIQQAEEALH, from the coding sequence ATGCCAAGCGATCACTCCGCCGGCGCGCCGGCGAGCTCCTCCGTCGACTTCGAAAAAGTCGGCTCGGACTATTTCCAGCAACGTGAACTGAAGAAAGGCGCCGCCGGCTGGGTCCTGCTGGTGGGCCTGGGCGTGGCCTACGTGATCTCCGGCGACTACGCCGGCTGGAACTTCGGCCTGGCCCAGGGCGGCTGGGGCGGCATGTTCCTCGCCACCCTGCTGATGGCCACCATGTACCTGTGCATGTGCTTCTCCCTGGCGGAGTTGTCGTCGATGATCCCCACCGCCGGCGGCGGCTACGGCTTCGCCCGCAGCGCCTTCGGCCCCTGGGGCGGCTTCCTCACCGGCACGGCGATCCTCATCGAGTACGCCATCGCCCCCGCGGCCATCGCCGTGTTCATCGGCGCCTACTGCCAGTCGCTGTTCGGCATCGGCGGCTGGATGATTTATCTCGCCTTCTACATCGTGTTCATCGGCATCCACATCTTCGGGGTCGGCGAGGCGCTGAAGCTGATGTTCATCATCACGGCCATCGCCGCCATTGCCCTGGCCGTGTTCCTGATCGGCATGGTGCCCCATTTCGATGCAGCCAACCTGTTCGACATCGCCAAGACCGACGCGGTTGGTGCAAGCAGCTTCCTGCCGTTCGGTTACGTCGGCGTGTGGGCGGCGATCCCCTACGCGATCTGGTTCTTCCTTGCGGTCGAGGGTGTACCCCTGGCCGCCGAGGAAACCAAGAACCCCAAGCGCGACCTGCCCCGCGGTCTGATCGGCGCCATGCTGGTACTGCTCGCCTTCGCCCTGCTGATCCTGGTGGTCGGCCCTGGCGGCGCCGGTGCCGACGCACTGAAGGCCTCGGGCAACCCACTGGTCGAGGCGCTGGCCAAAGCCTATGGCGGCTCCACCTGGATGGGCGGCTTCGTCAACCTGGTCGGCCTGGCCGGCCTGATCGCCAGCTTCTTCTCGATCATCTACGCCTATTCGCGGCAGATCTTCGCCCTGTCCCGTGCCGGCTACCTGCCGCGCAAGCTGTCGGAAACCAACAAGAGCAAGGCGCCGGTGCTGGCCCTGGTGATCCCCGGGATCATCGGTTTCGCCCTGTCGCTGACCGGCCAGGGCGACCTGCTGATCCTGGTGGCGGTGTTCGGCGCGACGCTGTCCTACGTGCTGATGATGGCCGCGCACATCACCCTGCGCATCCGCCGGCCGAAAATGGAGCGCCCGTACCGCACCCCAGGTGGCATCTTCACCTCGGGCGTGGCCCTGGTGCTGGCCTGCATCGCCGTGGTCGCCGGCTTCCTGGTCGATCCGCGGGTGGTGATCGGCGCCGCCTTGATCTATGCCGTATTGATTGCCTACTTTGCTTTCTACAGCCGCCATCACCTGGTGGCCGGCACGCCCGAAGAGGAATTCGCCGCGATCCAGCAGGCCGAAGAGGCCCTGCACTGA
- a CDS encoding aldehyde dehydrogenase family protein — MRYAHPGTEGAKVSFKSRYGNYIGGEFVPPVKGEYFTNTSPVNGQPIAEFPRSTAEDIDKALDAAHAAADAWGRTSVQDRSNVLLRIADRIEQNLEVLAITETWDNGKPIRETLNADIPLAVDHFRYFAGCIRAQEGGAAEINENTVAYHIHEPLGVVGQIIPWNFPLLMAAWKLAPALAAGNCVVLKPAEQTPLGITVLLELIGDLLPKGVLNVVQGYGREAGEALATSKRIAKIAFTGSTPVGAHIMKCAAENIIPSTVELGGKSPNVYFEDIMQAEPAFIDKAAEGMVLAFFNQGEVCTCPSRALVQESIYPQFMEVVMKKVLQIKRGDPLDTDTMVGAQASQQQFEKIQSYLKIAQEEGAELLTGGKVEQLEGSLASGYYIQPTLLKGNNKMRVFQEEIFGPVVSVTTFKDEAEALAIANDTEFGLGAGVWTRDINRAYRMGRGIKAGRVWTNCYHLYPAHAAFGGYKKSGVGRETHKMMLDHYQQTKNLLVSYDINPLGFF, encoded by the coding sequence ATGCGTTACGCACATCCCGGTACCGAGGGCGCGAAGGTTTCCTTCAAGAGCCGCTATGGCAACTACATCGGTGGTGAGTTCGTTCCTCCGGTAAAGGGTGAGTACTTCACCAACACCTCGCCGGTGAACGGCCAGCCGATCGCCGAGTTCCCCCGCTCCACCGCAGAAGACATCGACAAGGCCCTCGACGCCGCCCATGCCGCCGCCGATGCCTGGGGCCGCACCTCGGTGCAGGACCGCTCCAACGTCCTGCTGCGCATCGCCGACCGCATCGAGCAGAACCTCGAAGTGCTGGCCATCACCGAAACCTGGGACAACGGCAAGCCGATCCGCGAAACCCTCAACGCCGACATCCCCCTGGCGGTCGATCACTTCCGCTACTTCGCTGGCTGCATCCGCGCCCAGGAAGGCGGCGCCGCCGAGATCAACGAAAACACCGTGGCCTACCACATCCACGAACCGCTGGGCGTGGTCGGCCAGATCATCCCGTGGAACTTCCCGCTGCTGATGGCCGCCTGGAAGCTCGCCCCAGCCCTGGCCGCCGGCAACTGCGTGGTGCTCAAGCCCGCCGAGCAGACCCCGCTGGGCATCACCGTGCTGCTGGAGCTGATCGGCGACCTGCTGCCCAAGGGCGTGCTCAACGTGGTGCAAGGCTATGGTCGCGAGGCCGGCGAAGCCCTGGCCACCAGCAAGCGCATCGCCAAGATCGCCTTCACCGGCTCCACCCCGGTCGGCGCGCACATCATGAAGTGCGCCGCCGAGAACATCATCCCGTCCACCGTCGAGCTGGGCGGCAAGTCGCCCAACGTCTACTTCGAGGACATCATGCAGGCCGAGCCTGCCTTCATCGACAAGGCCGCCGAAGGCATGGTGCTGGCGTTCTTCAACCAGGGCGAGGTGTGCACCTGCCCGTCGCGGGCGCTGGTGCAGGAGTCGATCTACCCGCAGTTCATGGAAGTGGTGATGAAGAAGGTGCTGCAGATCAAGCGCGGCGACCCACTGGACACCGACACCATGGTTGGTGCCCAGGCCTCGCAGCAGCAGTTCGAGAAGATCCAGTCGTACCTGAAGATTGCCCAGGAAGAAGGCGCCGAGCTGCTCACCGGCGGCAAGGTGGAGCAACTCGAGGGCTCGCTGGCCAGCGGCTATTACATCCAGCCGACCCTGCTCAAGGGCAACAACAAGATGCGCGTGTTCCAGGAAGAAATCTTCGGCCCGGTGGTCAGCGTCACCACCTTCAAGGACGAAGCCGAGGCCCTGGCCATCGCCAACGACACCGAGTTCGGCCTCGGCGCCGGTGTGTGGACCCGCGACATCAACCGCGCCTACCGCATGGGCCGCGGTATCAAGGCCGGCCGCGTGTGGACCAACTGCTACCACCTGTACCCGGCGCATGCCGCGTTCGGTGGCTACAAGAAGTCCGGCGTCGGCCGTGAAACCCACAAGATGATGCTCGACCATTACCAGCAGACCAAGAACCTGCTGGTGAGCTACGACATCAACCCGCTGGGCTTCTTCTAA
- a CDS encoding sigma-54-dependent Fis family transcriptional regulator codes for MQSNSFSRHAQQVLTIARGQASGPGSDPSIARSWLRCLEDYHLDPARAQAPVVLEHGRLLESRERLHQVLQIADNEMNSLHQQLSGAGHAVLLTDARGVILNCVTTPSERRIFERAGLWLGADWSEAREGTNGIGTCLVERQALTIHQDEHFRGRHTGLTCSASPVFDPHGELLAVLDVSSARPDVSRQSQFHTMALVNLSAKMIESCYFLRHFEQQWLLRFHLQAESVGLFSEGLLAFDGDGRICAANQSALNLLGTIRGGVLGKPVDSFFACSHDELFSRATPQGSTAWPLHTRDGRQVFASLRGQARTPVWSVPVALPQASEPGICLLDPALQNDFRRAVRVFERDVPLLLRGETGCGKEAFAQAVHQVSARRHKPFVAINCASIPESLIESELFGYRGGSFTGARKEGMRGKLLQADGGTLLLDEIGDMPLALQTRLLRVLEERQVVPIGGEPQAVDVRIISATHRDLLERVEQGGFREDLYYRLNGLEVALPALRERSDKGQLLDFLLAQEAEGQAIGLEPAARQALLDFTWPGNVRQMRNVLRTLVALCEGPHIDFSDLPPIVQKGAPSVGAALSRERAAQRPQDSSSATDPTGAALQPIRDTRPLLHAERDALLAVLEANRWHLTHVAEHLGISRNTLYRKLRKHGIARAG; via the coding sequence ATGCAGAGCAATTCGTTCAGCCGCCATGCCCAGCAGGTGCTCACCATCGCCCGCGGGCAGGCCAGCGGGCCGGGCAGCGACCCGTCCATCGCCCGTTCCTGGCTGCGTTGCCTGGAGGATTACCACCTCGACCCCGCACGCGCCCAAGCGCCCGTCGTGCTGGAGCACGGCCGCCTGCTGGAGAGCCGCGAGCGCCTGCACCAGGTGCTGCAGATCGCCGATAACGAGATGAACAGCCTGCACCAGCAACTGTCCGGCGCCGGCCATGCGGTGCTGCTCACCGATGCCCGGGGCGTCATCCTCAATTGCGTCACCACGCCCAGCGAGCGGCGCATCTTCGAGCGCGCCGGGCTGTGGCTGGGCGCCGACTGGAGCGAAGCCCGCGAAGGTACCAACGGCATCGGCACGTGCCTGGTCGAACGCCAGGCATTGACCATTCACCAGGACGAGCACTTTCGCGGCCGCCACACGGGCCTGACCTGTTCGGCCAGCCCGGTGTTCGACCCCCATGGTGAATTGCTGGCGGTGCTCGACGTCTCGTCGGCGCGGCCGGATGTGTCACGGCAGAGCCAGTTCCACACCATGGCCCTGGTCAACCTCTCGGCGAAGATGATCGAGAGCTGCTATTTCCTACGCCACTTCGAACAGCAATGGCTGCTGCGCTTCCACTTGCAGGCCGAGTCGGTCGGGCTGTTCAGCGAAGGCCTGCTGGCGTTCGATGGCGACGGGCGGATCTGCGCGGCCAACCAGAGCGCGTTGAATCTGCTGGGTACCATTCGCGGCGGTGTGCTGGGCAAGCCGGTGGACAGCTTCTTTGCGTGCAGCCACGACGAACTGTTCAGTCGCGCTACGCCACAAGGCAGTACTGCCTGGCCGTTGCATACTCGTGATGGCCGGCAGGTATTCGCCAGCCTGCGTGGCCAGGCGCGCACGCCGGTCTGGTCGGTGCCGGTGGCGTTGCCCCAGGCCAGCGAGCCGGGCATCTGCCTGCTCGACCCAGCCCTGCAGAACGATTTCCGCCGCGCCGTGCGTGTCTTCGAGCGTGACGTGCCGTTGCTGCTGCGTGGCGAGACCGGTTGCGGCAAGGAGGCCTTCGCCCAGGCCGTGCACCAGGTCAGCGCCCGTCGGCACAAGCCGTTCGTGGCGATCAACTGCGCCTCGATTCCGGAAAGTCTCATAGAGAGCGAGCTGTTCGGCTATCGCGGTGGCAGTTTCACCGGTGCGCGCAAGGAGGGCATGCGCGGCAAACTGTTGCAGGCCGACGGCGGCACCCTGTTGCTTGATGAGATCGGCGATATGCCGCTGGCCTTGCAGACCCGCCTGCTGCGGGTGCTTGAAGAGCGCCAGGTGGTGCCCATCGGCGGCGAGCCGCAGGCGGTGGATGTCCGGATCATCAGCGCCACTCACCGCGATCTGCTGGAACGGGTGGAGCAGGGCGGTTTCCGTGAAGACCTTTATTACCGCCTCAATGGCCTGGAGGTGGCGTTGCCGGCGCTGCGCGAGCGCAGCGACAAGGGGCAGTTGCTGGACTTCCTCCTGGCGCAAGAGGCCGAGGGCCAGGCCATTGGCCTCGAGCCCGCCGCCCGCCAGGCGCTGCTGGACTTCACCTGGCCGGGTAATGTGCGGCAGATGCGCAATGTGCTGCGGACCCTGGTCGCGTTGTGCGAAGGCCCACATATCGATTTTTCGGATCTCCCCCCAATCGTCCAGAAGGGCGCGCCCTCTGTAGGAGCGGCCTTGAGCCGCGAAAGGGCCGCGCAGCGGCCCCAGGATTCCAGCAGCGCTACTGATCCAACCGGGGCTGCGTTGCAGCCCATTCGCGACACAAGGCCGCTCCTGCATGCCGAGCGCGATGCACTGCTCGCGGTACTGGAGGCAAACCGCTGGCACCTGACCCACGTCGCCGAGCACCTGGGCATCAGCCGCAACACCCTCTATCGAAAACTGCGCAAACACGGCATCGCCCGGGCCGGCTGA